One window of the Anopheles cruzii chromosome 2, idAnoCruzAS_RS32_06, whole genome shotgun sequence genome contains the following:
- the LOC128278665 gene encoding uncharacterized protein LOC128278665, which produces MASPPLTRPLRSSKRLSLTLSVRKRVERRKSAKSTSSQEPEGSTQRVASCEPTSTEVNLEPAHLSPTRDDCPSDNKQSVVPEIVIISSDDENDSRTPTKSSIREFFTPEESTRLRSNCDETYYLTASTRKQAAPQTLPRKAAGKVRRKICPTTNIKMLTKKYFDDSQKRITNFFNKQNEDTERVGYCRVLQQSVMPTIVTGDMDVEQMLHVNLEEGEHHLRISAVTSLAEIPEFSGRQLGPTEIMERIERVQSACYDPDREDWNMERVAVPIVTTPLPADDTTGDSGIAFAAFEDAHGTDVIKNQLKGETVRPRSATGKESTNRTKHTKPSTNRSKVAGAKVPKSAPKKERKKVVCPKYKIIAGTTFAVDGFRYGDIEGVTHYFLTHFHADHYIGLKKSFSKPLIMSPITARLVKTFINVPEEHYLLIDLHQAIVIDGVEIIALDANHCPGGIMFLFRLPNGTNILHTGDFRASPEMEEYPELWNFPIDCIYLDTTYLSSKYAFKPQCESVAIARDTVLAFLKKNIGAKVLIVCGSYLIGKEKVWMELAIATGMKVWTEPNRWKALTAIADPMQLSLLVTDPAQADIHVLAMNKISYDELGEYLDQFPDRYDCVIALRPSGWEKNSKPQYRGRINIVGIEYSEHSSFDELKRFVQFVRPREVISTVPYGNANQSRTPTVPMSWYTGDIRPQRKALQLSITSFITANGAQAGGGSSKKPAAAVLEQESVKVEPKQKDHGTIKVECSAQDIIELDSIEDENEQRSEQGEFNYDSDWLP; this is translated from the exons ATGGCTTCACCTCCTTTAACGAGACCTCTTCGAAGCTCGAAGAGGCTATCACTTACCTTGAGTGTCCGGAAACGTGTTGAACGTAGGAAAAGTGCCAAAAGTACCTCTTCACAGGAACCGGAAGGCTCTACGCAAAGAGTTGCAAGTTGTGAACCGACGTCGACTGAAGTAAACCTTGAGCCGGCTCATCTAAGTCCTACCAGGGATGATTGCCCTTCAGATAACAAACAATCAGTGGTGCCGGAAATTGTCATCATTTCGAGCGATGACGAAAACGATTCTCGCACTCCTACGAAAAGCTCCATTCGGGAGTTCTTCACGCCGGAAGAAAGCACACGTCTACGG TCAAATTGTGATGAGACATATTACCTTACAGCCTCCACTAGGAAGCAAGCAGCCCCGCAAACGTTGCCACGAAAAGCGGCCGGCAAAGTACGGCGCAAGATTTGTCCAACCACAAACATCAAGATGCTGACGAAGAAGTACTTTGACGATTCGCAGAAACGGATAACAAACTTTTTCAACAAACAGAATGAAGACACCGAACGTGTGGGCTATTGCCGGGTTTTGCAGCAATCGGTAATGCCAACCATCGTGACCGGCGATATGGACGTAGAACAAATGTTGCATGTAAATCTTGAAGAAGGAGAACATCACTTACGTATTTCTGCCGTTACATCGCTTGCTGAGATTCCGGAATTTTCCGGGAGACAATTGGGTCCCACAGAGATTATGGAACGCATTGAGCGTGTGCAGAGTGCGTGCTACGATCCCGACCGAGAAGACTGGAATATGGAGCGGGTGGCCGTCCCGATTGTCACGACCCCATTACCGGCTGATGATACCACCGGTGATTCTGGTATTGCATTTGCAGCCTTTGAGGATGCACATGGAACAGATGTGATAAAAAATCAGTTGAAAGGTGAAACAGTACGGCCAAGATCGGCCACGGGAAAGGAGAGCACAAACAGGACAAAGCATACAAAGCCGTCAACAAATCGCTCCAAAGTTGCCGGAGCTAAAGTGCCAAAAAGCGCACCAAAgaaagaacggaaaaaggTCGTCTGTCCAAAGTACAAAATAATCGCTGGCACGACGTTTGCCGTGGACGGGTTTCGGTACGGCGACATTGAAGGTGTGACGCACTATTTTCTGACTCATTTTCATGCGGACCACTACATTGGGTTGAAGAAATCGTTTTCGAAACCACTGATAATGTCTCCGATCACGGCCAGACTAGTGAAGACGTTTATTAATGTTCCCGAGGAACATTATCTGCTGATTGATCTTCATCAGGCGATCGTTATCGATGGTGTCGAGATAATTGCGCTGGATGCAAATCA CTGCCCTGGTGGAATCATGTTCCTGTTTCGGTTGCCGAACGGCACAAATATACTGCACACTGGCGATTTCCGGGCGTCGCCCGAGATGGAAGAGTATCCTGAGTTGTGGAACTTTCCGATCGATTGCATTTACCTCGACACAACGTATCTTTCGTCGAAGTACGCATTTAAGCCACAATGTGAGAGTGTGGCCATCGCTCGAGACACTGTTCTTGCATTTCTAAAGAAAAACATTGGTGCTAAGGTGTTGATAGTTTGCGGCAGTTATTTGATCGGGAAGGAAAAAGTGTGGATGGAGCTGGCAATTGCGACCGGCATGAAGGTgtggaccgaaccgaaccgctgGAAGGCGCTCACTGCAATCGCAGATCCCATGCAGCTTTCGTTGCTCGTCACGGACCCTGCGCAAGCGGACATTCATGTACTAGCGATGAACAAAATATCGTACGAT GAATTGGGTGAGTATTTGGACCAGTTCCCGGATCGGTATGATTGCGTTATAGCTCTTCGGCCGAGTGGTTGGgagaaaaacagcaaaccacAGTATCGGGGAAGAATCAATATAGTGGGTATCGAATACTCGGAACACTCGAGCTTCGATGAGCTGAAGCGTTTCGTTCAGTTTGTTCGACCGCGCGAAGTGATCAGCACTGTGCCTTACGGGAATGCGAATCAAAGCCGTACCCCAACGGTGCCAATGTCGTGGTACACGGGAGACATTCGACCACAACGCAAAGCACTGCAACTGTCCATCACAAGCTTCATTACAGCGAATGGGGCACAGGCTGGCGGAGGATCTAGCAAAAAACCTGCTGCGGCCGTGTTAGAGCAGGAATCGGTTAAAGTTGAACCTAAACAAAAGGATCACGGTACGATCAAGGTCGAGTGCAGCGCTCAGGatatcatagaactcgataGCATTGAAGATGAAAATGAGCAAAGGTCGGAGCAGGGAGAATTCAATTACGACAGCGATTGGTTACCTTAA
- the LOC128267498 gene encoding DNA/RNA-binding protein KIN17: protein MGKGKAEVGTPKYLANKMKAKGLQKLRWYCQMCEKQCRDENGFKCHTMSESHQRQILLFADNAGRFIDDFSQEFLTGYLQILRRQFGTKRVAANKVYQDYIADRHHLHMNATKWHSLSDFVKFLGRNGHCVVDETDKGWFITYIDRDPDTLAMQEKMAKKQKMDKDDAERLAEFIEQQVQRGKTEDEPSSSGFSELKRDNEEETIKLDLKIGIKLQSAPSPIIPKRTFDALIDVKKEKKFKPTDGGSDTKKVSALDELIKEEEMKKEKSNRKDYWLMEGIVVKMITKALGEKYYKEKGVVVEVFDKYRAKIRLLETGEKLKVDQAHLETVIPQVGKQILVLNGGYRGCTATLKAINTERFSVTIEIASGPLKGRLVSSVAYEDISKLFV, encoded by the coding sequence ATGGGCAAAGGAAAGGCAGAAGTCGGTACGCCAAAGTACCTGGCGAacaaaatgaaagcaaaaggCTTGCAAAAGCTTCGGTGGTACTGCCAGATGTGCGAAAAGCAGTGTCGGGACGAGAACGGCTTCAAGTGCCACACCATGAGTGAATCCCATCAGCGACAGATATTGCTGTTTGCCGACAACGCTGGCCGATTCATCGATGACTTTTCGCAAGAGTTCCTGACAGGATACCTGCAGATACTGCGTCGCCAGTTTGGAACCAAGCGAGTGGCTGCGAATAAGGTTTACCAAGACTACATTGCAGATCGGCACCATCTCCACATGAATGCTACAAAGTGGCATTCTTTGTCGGATTTCGTCAAATTCCTCGGCAGAAACGGCCACTGTGTGGTCGATGAAACGGATAAAGGGTGGTTTATCACCTACATCGACCGTGATCCGGATACCCTGGCGATGCAGGAAAAGATGGCCAAGAAGCAGAAGATGGACAAGGACGACGCGGAAAGGTTGGCAGAATTTATCGAGCAACAAGTACAACGTGGCAAAACCGAGGACGAACCGTCTAGCTCTGGGTTTTCGGAGCTCAAACGTGACAATGAAGAGGAAACCATCAAGCTCGATCTTAAAATCGGCATCAAACTGCAGTCTGCGCCATCCCCGATTATCCCGAAAAGAACATTCGATGCACTGATTGATgtaaaaaaggagaaaaagttCAAACCAACTGATGGCGGAAGTGACACGAAGAAGGTGTCGGCCCTGGATGAACTGATCAAAGAagaggaaatgaaaaaagagaaatcgaatcgaaaggaTTACTGGCTGATGGAGGGAATCGTTGTGAAGATGATTACGAAGGCCTTAGGGGAGAAGTACTATAAAGAAAAGGGTGTAGTGGTTGAGGTTTTCGATAAGTATCGCGCGAAAATCCGGTTGCTAGAAACGGGCGAGAAACTTAAGGTAGATCAAGCGCACCTCGAAACCGTCATACCACAGGTCGGAAAACAAATTCTGGTACTAAACGGTGGCTATCGGGGTTGTACAGCGACTTTAAAAGCAATCAACACCGAACGTTTTAGCGTAACAATCGAAATCGCCTCTGGTCCGTTGAAAGGCAGGTTAGTGAGTAGTGTTGCGTATGAAGATATAAGTAAACTCTTTGTTTGA